One genomic segment of Epinephelus fuscoguttatus linkage group LG19, E.fuscoguttatus.final_Chr_v1 includes these proteins:
- the atp5mc1 gene encoding ATP synthase F(0) complex subunit C1, mitochondrial: MYACAKFVTSPAVLRGGSRVLARPVSVSLFNRPEVTVEQQALLPVSQSAVLTRSFQTSAVSRDVDTAAKFIGAGAATVGVAGSGAGIGTVFGSLIIGYARNPSLKQQLFSYAILGFALSEAMGLFCLMVAFLILFAM; the protein is encoded by the exons ATGTATGCCTGCGCCAAGTTCGTCACTTCTCCAGCTGTG CTGCGTGGGGGGTCCAGAGTCCTCGCCCGGCCAGTCTCAGTCTCCCTCTTCAACAGACCTGAAGTCACAGTGGAGCAGCAG gCCCTGTTGCCAGTCAGCCAGTCTGCAGTCCTGACCCGCTCCTTCCAGACCAGCGCTGTCTCCCGGGACGTCGATACTGCCGCCAAGTTCATTGGTGCTGGTGCTGCCACAGTGGGTGTGGCTGGATCAGGAGCTGGAATTGGAACAGTGTTCGGCAGCCTCATCATTGGCTATGCCAG GAACCCCTCCCTGAAGCAGCAGCTCTTCTCCTACGCCATCCTGGGATTTGCTCTGTCTGAGGCTATGGGTCTTTTCTGTCTGATGGTGGCGTTCCTCATCCTCTTCGCCATGTaa
- the ube2z gene encoding ubiquitin-conjugating enzyme E2 Z, translating to MADSFGEQSSGGALGLGVTGQGSGASLLPTLANSLPVGHSTASGAQSSSNPASPPPAASAQIGLTALVAPMSAVTATPAGFGNTFTPGSSPPVVAVSPTVHASSPLPVGLGVGGVAGAGLLSQIHATSWDPTLSTDWDNEKASQQCILRIKRDIMSIYKEPPPGMFVVPDPQDMTKIHALITGPFDTPYEGGFFLFLFRCPPDYPIHPPRVKLITTGHNTVRFNPNFYRNGKVCLSILGTWTGPAWSPAQSISSVLISIQSLMTENPYHNEPGFEQERHPGDSKNYNECIRHETMRVAVCDMLEGKVPCPEALWSVMEKSFLEYYDFYEGVCKERLHLQGQNMQDPFGEKRGRFDYQGLLARLSATHRRIREKNLAEDDHNDDDSDSDTSSSGTDPDSQGSSQP from the exons ATGGCGGACAGCTTTGGAGAGCAGTCCAGCGGCGGTGCCCTTGGCTTAGGCGTTACCGGACAGGGCAGCGGGGCTTCGCTGCTGCCGACTTTGGCTAACTCTCTGCCGGTGGGACACTCAACAGCCAGCGGTGCTCAGTCCAGCTCTAACCCGGCCTCCCCTCCTCCCGCCGCGTCCGCGCAGATTGGCCTAACCGCTCTGGTGGCACCTATGTCCGCTGTCACTGCTACCCCGGCCGGTTTTGGGAACACATTCACCCCCGGCTCCTCGCCACCAGTAGTGGCCGTGTCTCCGACCGTACACGCCTCCTCGCCTCTCCCCGTTGGGCTCGGGGTCGGCGGGGTGGCAGGAGCGGGCCTCCTGTCTCAAATCCACGCTACTTCTTGGGACCCGACTCTCAGTACGGACTGGGACAACGAGAAGGCTTCCCAGCAGTGCATCTTGAGGATAAAGAG ggatatCATGTCCATATACAAGGAGCCTCCACCAGGGATGTTTGTTGTCCCTGATCCTCAAGACATGACGAAG ATCCATGCCCTGATCACAGGGCCGTTCGACACACCGTACGAGGGTggcttcttcctcttcctgttccGCTGCCCCCCAGACTACCCCATTCACCCACCCCGAGTCAAGCTCATCACCACTGGACACAACACTGTTCGCTTCAACCCCAACTTTTACCGCAACGGCAAGGTCTGCCTCAGTATCCTGGG gacatGGACAGGCCCAGCATGGAGCCCAGCCCAGAGTATCTCATCTGTCCTCATCTCCATCCAGTCTCTGATGACGGAGAACCCTTATCACAATGAACCTGGCTTTGAACAG gAGCGCCACCCAGGCGACAGTAAGAACTACAACGAGTGTATTCGACATGAAACCATGAGAGTGGCTGTGTGTGACATGCTGGAGGGCAAAGTCCCCTGTCCTGAAGCACTATG GAGTGTGATGGAAAAGTCCTTCCTAGAATATTACGATTTCTACGAGGGTGTCTGCAAAGAGAGACTGCATCTACAGGGACAGAACATGCAG GACCCATTTGGCGAGAAACGTGGTCGCTTCGACTACCAGGGCCTGCTGGCTCGCCTCAGCGCCACCCACAGGCGAATACGTGAGAAAAACTTGGCAGAGGACGACCACAACGATGACGATTCAGACTCAGACACCAGCTCCTCTGGGACAGACCCTGACAGCCAGGGCAGCTCCCAGCCCTGA